AGCAGCGCTACTTTGAGCCGGGCTTGCAGAGCAACTTTTTCCAGCTGGGTGATTTGCGCATTGGGGTCACGATCTGCGAGGACCTGTGGAATGATGAGGAGTTTTGGGGGCGGCGCAGCTACCCGGTCAACCCGATCGCGGACCTGGCTCAGCAGTCGGTGGACTTGATCGTGAATCTGTCGGCGTCGCCCTACACGGTGGGCAAGCAGCGCCTGCGCGAGGCCATGCTGCGCCACAGCGCCTGTCGGTATCGCCAGCCAGTGGTGTATGTCAATCAGGTGGGCGGCAATGATGATTTGATTTTTGATGGCAACAGCGTGGCGGTGAATCGGCAGGGAGACGTCGTGTGCCGCGCCCGGAGCTTTGGGGCGGATTTGCAAATCCTGGCCTACGATCGCGACCAGCACGACTGGAAGCCGGGGGCGATCGCCCCTTTGCCGGAGACGGAGGACGAGGAAATCTGGTCGGCGCTAGTGCTGGGGGTGGGCGACTACGCCCGCAAGTGCGGCTTTTCAAACGTGGTGATCGGCCTGAGCGGCGGTATCGATTCGACCCTGGTGGCGGCGATCGCCGCCGAAGCCCTCGGTCCCCAGAATGTCCTCGGCGTGCTGATGCCGTCGCCCTACACCTCCGAAGCATCCATTGCCGACGCCCTCGATCTGGCCCAGCGCCTCGGCATCCCCACTCAGATGCTGCCCATCGCGCCGCTGATGAGCGACTATGACCAGGTTCTAGCGCCGCTGTTTGGCGATCGCCCGCCGGATATCACGGAGGAAAACATCCAGTCGCGGATTCGCGGCAACCTGCTAATGGCGATCGCCAACAAGTTTGGCCACCTGCTGCTCTCCACCGGCAACAAATCCGAAATGGCCGTGGGCTACTGCACCCTGTACGGCGATATGAATGGCGGCCTAGCGGCGATCGCCGACGTCCCCAAGACCCGCGTTTACTCCCTGTGCTACTGGCGCAACACCGTCCAGCGGTGCCTCGGCAACAGCTCAACGCCCCTCGGCGACGTGATCCCCAGCCGCGTCCTCACCAAAGCGCCCAGCGCCGAGCTCAAGCCCGACCAGCGGGACCAAGACTCGCTGCCTGACTACGAGATCCTCGATGACATCCTCCATCGCCTCATCCATCAGCATCAAGGAATCGACG
This genomic stretch from Geitlerinema sp. PCC 7407 harbors:
- a CDS encoding NAD+ synthase, giving the protein MNAASAPLLIGIAQLNPTIGDLDGNQAQILAAARAAAAQGARLLLTPELSLCGYPPRDLLMNPGFLARMDEALEALAAELPPEITVLVGTARPNPRAQDKGGKPVFNSMALLHGGTVQTYFHKRLLPTYDVFDEQRYFEPGLQSNFFQLGDLRIGVTICEDLWNDEEFWGRRSYPVNPIADLAQQSVDLIVNLSASPYTVGKQRLREAMLRHSACRYRQPVVYVNQVGGNDDLIFDGNSVAVNRQGDVVCRARSFGADLQILAYDRDQHDWKPGAIAPLPETEDEEIWSALVLGVGDYARKCGFSNVVIGLSGGIDSTLVAAIAAEALGPQNVLGVLMPSPYTSEASIADALDLAQRLGIPTQMLPIAPLMSDYDQVLAPLFGDRPPDITEENIQSRIRGNLLMAIANKFGHLLLSTGNKSEMAVGYCTLYGDMNGGLAAIADVPKTRVYSLCYWRNTVQRCLGNSSTPLGDVIPSRVLTKAPSAELKPDQRDQDSLPDYEILDDILHRLIHQHQGIDDIIGAGHDAATVQRVLQLVSRAEFKRRQAPPGLKITDRAFGTGWRMPVAGRWPMATIRKK